The following are encoded together in the Phaseolus vulgaris cultivar G19833 chromosome 9, P. vulgaris v2.0, whole genome shotgun sequence genome:
- the LOC137822047 gene encoding uncharacterized protein, producing the protein MSYNSSSMTSGSGSSRRAFEFGRTHVVRPKGKHQATIVWLHGLGDNGSSWSQLLESLPLPNIKWICPTAPTRPVAIFGGFPCTAWFDVGEISEDAPSDLEGLDASAAHVANLLSTEPPNIKLGIGGFSMGAATALYSATCHVLGHYRNGNIYRINLSAIVSLSGWLPCSRTLKNQIEQSRDGIRRAASLPLFLCHGKGDDVVAYEHGERSAMTLSSAGFPNLMFRSYNGLGHYTVPEETDEVCRWLTGNLGLEGFRLN; encoded by the exons ATGAGCTACAACAGCTCCTCAATGACTTCTG GTAGTGGAAGTTCTAGAAGGGCATTTGAGTTTGGGAGGACCCATGTGGTCAGACCTAAAGGGAAACACCAGGCTACTATAGTTTGGCTACATGGCCTTGGTGACAATGGCTCGAG cTGGTCCCAACTCTTGGAATCTCTTCCTCTTCCAAAT ATTAAATGGATTTGCCCAACTGCTCCTACACGGCCTGTAGCTATATTTGGTGGATTTCCTTGCACTGCTT GGTTTGATGTTGGGGAGATTTCAGAAGACGCTCCTAGTGATTTGGAGGGTTTAGATGCTTCTGCAGCACATGTTGCCAATCTTTTGTCAACAGAGCCTCCAAACA TCAAACTTGGTATTGGGGGCTTCAGCATGGGTGCTGCAACTGCACTTTACTCAGCTACATGCCATGTTTTGGGGCACTATAGGAATGGAAACATTTACCGTATCAACTTAAGTGCTATTGTTTCTTTGAGTGGCTGGCTTCCTTGTTCAAG GACCTTGAAGAACCAAATTGAACAATCACGTGATGGCATAAGGCGTGCAGCATCGTTGCCCTTATTTCTCTGCCATGGAAAAG GTGATGATGTGGTTGCATATGAACATGGAGAGAGGTCTGCAATGACCTTAAGTTCAGCAGGATTCCCCAATCTTATGTTTAGGAGCTACAATGG GTTGGGTCACTATACAGTCCCTGAAGAGACTGATGAAGTTTGCAGGTGGCTAACTGGAAATTTGGGACTGGAGGGGTTTCGGTTGAACTAG